In a genomic window of Aestuariirhabdus haliotis:
- a CDS encoding PilT/PilU family type 4a pilus ATPase, whose product MDFNKLLKLMVEKGASDLFITAGVAPSMKVNGRIVPVTKTPMSPEVTRETVMGVMNENQRREFAETHECQFALSSRGVGRFRVSAFYQRNLVGMILRRIETNIPKIDSLGLPPIIRDLAMTKRGLIIFVGGTGTGKSTSLASMIGHRNANSTGHIISIEDPIEFIHQHNGCIITQREVGIDTDSFEVALKNTLRQAPDVIMIGEVRTRETMEYAVAFAETGHLCLATLHANNANQALDRIIHFFPPDRHAQTWMDLSLNMKAIVAQQLIPTPDGKGRRAVIEVLINTPLAADIIRKGSVHELKPLMVKSNEQGMQTFDQALFQLYNQGEITYEDALAHADSANDLRLMIKLGSESDADHLTGIAGSLSLQDTEEDLGQSFR is encoded by the coding sequence ATGGACTTTAACAAGCTACTCAAATTAATGGTGGAGAAAGGGGCTTCGGACCTGTTTATCACCGCCGGAGTGGCGCCGAGCATGAAGGTCAATGGCCGCATTGTGCCCGTCACCAAAACGCCAATGAGCCCGGAAGTCACCCGTGAAACGGTGATGGGGGTCATGAACGAGAATCAGCGGCGAGAGTTCGCTGAAACTCACGAATGCCAATTTGCTTTGAGTTCTCGCGGCGTGGGTCGTTTTCGTGTCAGTGCTTTTTATCAGCGCAATCTGGTTGGCATGATTCTGCGGCGCATCGAAACCAATATTCCCAAGATAGATTCCCTCGGTTTGCCGCCGATTATTCGTGATCTGGCCATGACCAAGCGAGGCCTGATTATTTTTGTTGGCGGTACCGGTACCGGTAAGTCGACGTCGCTGGCCTCGATGATCGGGCACCGTAACGCCAATTCGACCGGTCACATCATCAGTATCGAGGACCCGATCGAATTTATTCACCAGCACAATGGCTGCATTATTACCCAACGTGAAGTGGGTATTGATACCGACAGTTTCGAGGTCGCGTTGAAGAATACCCTGCGACAGGCGCCAGACGTCATTATGATTGGTGAGGTGCGTACCCGGGAAACCATGGAGTATGCGGTGGCGTTTGCGGAAACCGGGCACCTGTGTCTGGCAACCCTGCACGCCAACAACGCCAACCAGGCCCTGGACCGGATTATCCACTTCTTCCCGCCCGATCGTCACGCCCAGACCTGGATGGACCTGTCCCTCAATATGAAGGCGATTGTAGCTCAGCAGTTAATCCCAACCCCCGATGGCAAGGGCCGACGTGCGGTTATCGAAGTATTGATCAATACGCCGCTGGCCGCGGATATTATTCGTAAGGGTTCGGTGCATGAACTTAAGCCGTTGATGGTGAAATCCAACGAGCAGGGTATGCAGACTTTCGACCAGGCGCTGTTCCAACTCTACAACCAGGGTGAGATCACCTACGAAGATGCGCTGGCGCATGCCGATTCCGCCAACGACCTGCGTCTGATGATCAAGCTGGGTTCGGAATCCGATGCGGACCACCTGACCGGTATTGCAGGTTCGCTGTCACTGCAGGATACCGAAGAGGATCTGGGCCAGTCTTTCCGCTAG
- the gshB gene encoding glutathione synthase — protein MSVQLGIVMDPIDQIHYKKDSSLAMLLAAQLRGWQLFYMEQQDLFQQNGQAQGAMRPLTVFADAERWFELGEPVRRPLEELDVILMRKDPPFDNEFIYSTYLLEQAEQAGSLVVNRPQSLRDCNEKLFATLFPDCTPDTLVARRPDLLREFVATHEDVIYKPLDGMGGSSIFRVQKGDPNLSVILETLTDHGKNQIMAQRFIPEIVSGDKRILLIDGEPLPYCLARIPASGETRGNLAAGGQGVGQPLSERDLEIARRVGPTLREKGLWFVGIDVIGDYLTEINVTSPTCIRELDDQFGLDIGGKLMDKIASLLETADRR, from the coding sequence ATGAGTGTACAGCTGGGCATCGTGATGGATCCTATTGATCAAATCCATTACAAAAAAGACAGCTCATTGGCCATGCTTCTAGCGGCTCAGCTACGTGGCTGGCAGCTCTTTTACATGGAACAGCAAGATCTATTTCAGCAAAACGGGCAGGCCCAGGGTGCCATGCGGCCACTGACTGTTTTTGCCGATGCCGAGCGCTGGTTCGAGCTGGGTGAGCCCGTTCGCCGCCCTCTCGAAGAACTCGATGTCATCCTGATGCGCAAGGATCCACCGTTTGATAACGAATTTATCTACAGCACCTACCTGCTCGAACAAGCCGAACAGGCCGGATCATTGGTCGTAAATCGCCCTCAAAGCCTGCGTGATTGTAACGAAAAGCTATTCGCAACATTGTTTCCCGATTGCACCCCGGACACCCTGGTTGCCAGACGCCCTGACCTGCTGCGGGAATTTGTGGCCACTCATGAAGATGTCATTTACAAACCATTGGATGGCATGGGAGGAAGCTCCATTTTTCGAGTCCAAAAAGGCGACCCCAACCTTAGCGTAATCCTGGAAACCCTGACCGATCATGGTAAAAACCAGATTATGGCCCAGCGCTTCATTCCCGAGATTGTTAGCGGCGACAAACGCATCCTGCTGATCGATGGCGAACCATTACCCTATTGTCTGGCGCGCATTCCGGCCAGCGGAGAAACCCGCGGCAATCTTGCCGCCGGTGGACAAGGTGTAGGCCAGCCGCTAAGCGAACGCGATCTTGAAATCGCTCGACGGGTTGGCCCGACATTGCGGGAGAAAGGCTTATGGTTTGTCGGCATCGACGTCATTGGCGACTACCTCACCGAAATCAACGTCACCAGTCCCACTTGCATTCGCGAACTGGACGATCAATTTGGCCTCGATATCGGTGGCAAACTCATGGATAAGATCGCCTCATTACTGGAAACAGCTGACCGCCGATGA
- the pilG gene encoding twitching motility response regulator PilG — MEDNFESLKVMVIDDSKTIRRTAETLLKKVGCTVITAVDGFDALAKIADTRPSIIFVDIMMPRLDGYQTCALIKNNSAFKSTPVIMLSSKDGLFDKAKGRIVGSDQYLTKPFSKDELLGAIRAHVPAG; from the coding sequence ATGGAAGATAATTTCGAGAGCTTGAAAGTGATGGTGATCGATGACAGTAAAACCATCCGCCGCACGGCCGAGACTCTGCTCAAGAAGGTGGGCTGCACCGTAATTACTGCAGTTGATGGGTTTGATGCGCTGGCAAAAATTGCCGATACCAGGCCCAGTATTATCTTCGTGGATATCATGATGCCTCGTCTTGACGGCTACCAGACTTGTGCGTTGATCAAGAACAACAGCGCATTCAAGTCGACCCCGGTAATTATGCTGTCCAGTAAGGACGGCTTGTTCGATAAGGCTAAGGGCCGTATTGTTGGCTCAGATCAATACCTGACAAAGCCTTTTAGCAAGGATGAGCTGCTTGGAGCTATACGTGCGCATGTGCCTGCGGGATAG
- the ruvX gene encoding Holliday junction resolvase RuvX, whose protein sequence is MANQPRQVMAFDYGLSNIGIAVGQTLTGTSSPLEPIKARDGVPNWDEVGKIIREWQPDAFIVGIPLNMDGSDSEMSNRARKFGNRLNGRFQKPWIGVDERLSSREAKELAREMGHRGDYNERPIDGLAAQLILSSWLESIQGAETP, encoded by the coding sequence ATGGCGAACCAACCCCGTCAGGTCATGGCGTTCGATTATGGGCTAAGCAATATCGGTATCGCCGTTGGCCAGACATTAACCGGAACCAGTTCCCCCCTGGAACCCATTAAAGCCCGTGATGGAGTTCCCAATTGGGACGAAGTCGGGAAAATCATACGCGAATGGCAGCCCGACGCCTTTATCGTCGGCATCCCATTGAACATGGATGGCAGCGACAGCGAGATGTCTAATCGGGCGCGCAAATTCGGCAACCGCCTCAACGGGCGCTTCCAGAAACCCTGGATCGGAGTGGACGAGCGCCTGAGCAGCCGTGAAGCCAAAGAGCTCGCCCGAGAGATGGGGCATCGTGGCGATTACAACGAGCGCCCGATTGACGGATTGGCAGCACAACTGATTCTGTCCAGTTGGCTGGAAAGCATTCAGGGCGCCGAGACGCCCTGA
- a CDS encoding energy transducer TonB, whose translation MARMQSLSGANDRLAFMLFLATALHAAVVLGISFDVFDPPQINKTLEITLANFKTTEEMKEADYLAQANQKGSGTLDEKALPSTDQLSPIKDNQIKKVTPPPQEAAKPKVVEKAQKKPLATLSKSPEQAPQLRQKKTETSPEQAQKPRKKIDLSAEIASLEAQFLQKRQQYAKRPRIHRITAASTMQDIGAYYKETWRRKIERIGNLNYPEEARRSKIYGQLTVMVALMPDGRLKDVKILRSSGHRVLDDAAIRIVKLAAPFAPFTPDLKEVDILEIIRTWKFEKSNILSSN comes from the coding sequence ATGGCCAGAATGCAATCCCTTAGCGGCGCCAATGACCGACTCGCCTTTATGCTGTTCCTTGCCACAGCGTTGCACGCTGCGGTCGTCTTGGGTATTAGCTTCGATGTGTTTGATCCCCCCCAGATCAACAAGACCCTCGAAATCACCCTGGCGAACTTCAAGACAACCGAAGAGATGAAAGAGGCCGACTACCTCGCGCAAGCCAACCAGAAAGGCAGCGGAACCCTGGACGAAAAGGCACTGCCCAGCACCGATCAGCTATCTCCGATCAAAGACAACCAGATCAAGAAGGTGACGCCACCACCACAGGAAGCCGCAAAGCCCAAGGTAGTAGAAAAGGCCCAGAAAAAGCCTCTGGCAACGCTGAGCAAGTCACCGGAACAAGCGCCACAATTACGCCAGAAAAAAACCGAAACCTCTCCCGAACAGGCTCAAAAGCCCCGCAAAAAAATTGATTTGAGCGCGGAGATTGCCAGCCTGGAAGCCCAGTTTCTTCAAAAGCGTCAACAATATGCCAAGCGGCCGCGTATACACCGGATCACTGCTGCCTCTACCATGCAGGATATTGGCGCTTATTATAAAGAAACCTGGCGGCGCAAAATTGAGCGTATCGGCAACCTCAATTACCCGGAAGAGGCTCGTCGAAGCAAGATCTATGGCCAACTCACGGTCATGGTAGCCCTGATGCCCGACGGCCGTTTAAAAGATGTCAAAATCCTGCGCAGTTCGGGCCATCGGGTTCTGGATGACGCGGCCATACGCATCGTTAAACTGGCCGCACCTTTTGCCCCCTTTACGCCAGATTTGAAAGAGGTCGATATCCTGGAGATCATCCGAACCTGGAAATTCGAGAAAAGTAACATCCTTTCCAGTAACTAG
- a CDS encoding YqgE/AlgH family protein gives MSDKTPTSLRNQFLIAMPNMADPNFADSVTYICEHNENGAMGIVINRPTDMTLGEVFAQIGIDSDEAIAHQQEIVCAGGPVQLERGFVLHDSRDNWESTLNIAPGINLTTSRDILQALAEDRGPQQIIIALGYAGWGAGQLEDELKENAWLTCEASPEILFETPIHLRRQAAAASIGVDLQLLSPDTGHA, from the coding sequence ATGAGTGATAAAACCCCTACCAGCTTGCGCAATCAATTCCTGATCGCAATGCCCAACATGGCAGATCCCAATTTTGCGGACTCTGTGACCTACATTTGCGAGCACAATGAGAACGGTGCCATGGGTATCGTCATCAATCGCCCCACGGATATGACCCTGGGCGAAGTATTTGCTCAAATCGGCATCGACAGTGATGAAGCCATCGCCCACCAACAAGAGATCGTCTGCGCTGGAGGGCCGGTCCAACTGGAGCGTGGTTTCGTCTTGCACGACTCCAGGGACAACTGGGAATCGACTCTGAACATCGCCCCGGGAATCAACCTCACGACCTCTCGCGACATCTTACAGGCGCTGGCCGAAGATCGCGGACCCCAACAAATCATCATCGCTCTGGGCTATGCCGGTTGGGGGGCAGGGCAATTGGAAGATGAACTGAAAGAAAACGCCTGGCTTACCTGCGAAGCCTCTCCCGAAATTCTCTTTGAGACACCAATACATCTGCGCCGACAGGCCGCTGCGGCCTCCATCGGGGTCGACCTGCAATTGCTCTCGCCCGACACCGGGCATGCCTGA